The following are encoded together in the Anopheles nili chromosome 3, idAnoNiliSN_F5_01, whole genome shotgun sequence genome:
- the LOC128727730 gene encoding uncharacterized protein LOC128727730 — translation MHFERRHPTVGPPKGSSMLGTFCTTLLIAFLAATQFPFADGYRMQRTQSSCYYNGTHFMEGSIVPTKEPCLMCKCTDKTLICALKVCPEQPIPPPRGCILVHKAGSCCPYLQCSKLNLALKNHGDRKKLHFLDYYEKAAQERLENPNSYLRRSDDDEVEDNGACIVNGTVYKSGSAMVSSSLCSYCYCINGRQKCVKPKCALANQKCAPVFVDSACCPIRYDCTGKTPIKNSAIEQSSESANHVRRINNKHYQRMSDRRGYRSNGCTVGTHTYPDGEKMKSEDPCEACYCIRGQRKCTPKKCAPPIKGCTPRVPRGECCAVRYDCKHGEQKPFGRKMEDEEESFDFFTILFGPDPDAPKEEAKNASQTIEVPPVTEAAPVSTTSEKSFLDLLRAGLDFIDDAGEDELLLSTTTSPEVGTVTSTEASHELQTVKVEIIQEPQAIYIEKPDFNFPVRNIPPVPIMFKPLPKIPTLLMNEPSFQNLESDSLLKENLTEVSNSLTETTDKNVPTTDVYEEKTETSSSIPVTTSTKTTTTTTSTTIKPTTTANTKKDKPTTTALPSTVKPTPKIPTAPVTRMPVTRTTTTSTTTTSTTTKPTTSRTTSTTVTASTLKTSTPTTTTEMPRDIPPRHSTTNAPSTTIVPVEVSSTATKRNLTVVSKIVPNISTTSVEPSTTITPLKKVEFSTSSSLSFRTSPTKSVERISSVASSTTHKPLKTTSATITPASTIVSSSTKKPAVLERLVVTTPKSASSTPVDVVIKIDQLVDKSTVETILNSLNAKIEKVAKVTASEPIITTTIATKRPNNKFVGFGLAKVSTPVQPKTTTTTTTEPMESTVLIDEVTTAVVAESEVTSTVEPESTTVMRESTKQPTEEVMTSTQQFSESEESTTMTSTISSESSTIPEDFTETTTEQMDSMVTSNTESSHEALRTELFIAENNDTITTTPATTPVAPTKLTTPPSRPANPLKENNLLSVLLSGLSNIFDATKNDSGKQSQKNRTEYRPLTPKPIPISGFHKISNIPSILETDVGLDYDEPTLPPSLPNLKIIPFLPADAVKKNDPPKPANIIPPTYTYFKNHPNNYPIVNDPYEVPTAYGMGSEHEILHPGLTYKTHAKPMTEYEYTYDPAINYPALTENYDIDAKNGYYNTKIIRDKYDTVDETDYDYDTDTIHKYAEHPQKQDLFKNELKKFIPTKYEVPQEGTYVPVYDKYGVGYPEKNVYYTNHKELAYGGAKLDKVQASTDNPLFRIDGTDMSGFSPPTKTEGGFVPKEPIKDEFYYESYATTPFPTGELSTDDHHVKLPYNVSSTSSYGATPANPFIDVIRTEPAPPLMSLIEDKEKLLSNLQSHNASLEDLLGDSDEGSDEYEKQIISITTDVNYLSSVSHEETATHRTTPSKPNFTGFELNFPVSVDHSVEPISATSKPTTNSDSSHEPEPSGMFSLENMLNFLLREEDPIHENKLRNGTGGDAASSSLADGIPPFKTLPSRLTSVYDPSVGLETSLGEVKPPSDEELHDGTVTLKVESAKNDTKALYRPSLLDLPFLNPGFHTKPINQPEPDTESQNELDRYGYGVSERHTDQYQVIAGGAPSINANSYVVNPVDINKLKQHHSEGTAEITMKSKVKDTVGILKLAGCNIYGRMYRVGRIISELSGPCLECKCTEVGVHCTPLDCRRRR, via the exons AATCCAGCTGCTACTACAACGGAACGCACTTCATGGAAGGTTCGATCGTGCCGACCAAGGAACCTTGCTTGATGTGCAAATGCACGGATAAGACGCTTATTTGTGCGTTAAAAGTGTGCCCTG AACAACCTATTCCACCACCAAGAGGTTGCATTTTGGTGCACAAAGCTGGCTCTTGTTGCCCTTACTTGCAGTGCTCGAAGCTGAACCTTGCACTGAAAAATCACGGTGATCGTAAGAAGCTACATTTCTTGGACTACTACGAAAAAGCGGCTCAGGAACGATTAGAAAATCCAAATTCCTACCTGCGCCGCTCAGATGATGACGAGGTGGAAGATAATGGAG CTTGTATCGTGAATGGAACGGTGTACAAATCTGGTTCCGCGATGGTTAGTTCATCACTCTGTTCGTACTGCTACTGCATCAATGGACGGCAGAAATGCGTGAAACCAAAGTGCGCACTGGCGAATCAAAAGTGTGCCCCCGTGTTTGTCGATTCTGCCTGCTGTCCCATCCGGTACGATTGTACTGGAAAAACTCCAATCAAAAATAGTGCAATCGAGCAGTCGAGCGAATCGGCGAACCACGTCCGGAGGATCAATAACAAGCACTACCAGCGTATGTCGGATCGTAGAGGCTATCGCAGCAACGGATGCACCGTTGGTACCCACACGTATCCGGATGGTGAGAAAATGAAGTCGGAAGATCCGTGTGAGGCGTGCTACTGCATTCGAGGACAGCGGAAGTGTACACCCAAGAAATGCGCTCCTCCTATAAAGGGCTGTACACCTCGAGTACCGCGTGGAGAGTGTTGCGCGGTTCGATACGACTGTA AGCACGGTGAACAGAAACCATTCGGACGTAAAATGGAAGACGAAGAGGAATCGTTCGACTTCTTCACTATCCTCTTTGGGCCGGATCCTGATGCACCCAAGGAGGAAGCGAAGAATGCTTCTCAGACGATTGAAGTCCCGCCAGTCACTGAGGCGGCTCCAGTAAGCACCACTTCGGAGAAGAGCTTCCTAGATTTGTTGCGGGCTGGGTTGGACTTTATCGATGACGCTGGAGAAGACGAATTGCTACTAAGTACTACCACCTCACCGGAAGTGGGCACAGTCACGTCCACGGAAGCGTCCCATGAGCTTCAAACAGTGAAAGTGGAAATCATTCAAGAGCCGCAAGCGATTTACATCGAAAAGCCGGACTTTAATTTCCCTGTAAGGAACATTCCACCGGTACCGATCATGTTTAAACCGCTGCCCAAGATTCCAACTCTTCTGATGAATGAACCGAGTTTCCAAAATCTGGAATCGGATTCTCTGCTGAAGGAAAATCTAACGGAAGTATCGAACTCTCTTACGGAAACGACCGACAAAAACGTCCCTACAACGGATGTCTACGAAGAGAAAACAGAAACGTCGTCATCGATTCCTGTGACTACTAGtaccaaaaccaccacaacTACCACTTCTACTACtataaaaccaacaacaacagctaaTACGAAGAAGGATAAACCTACTACAACTGCTCTTCCTAGTACTGTTAAACCAACTCCAAAGATTCCTACCGCCCCGGTCACAAGAATGCCTGTGACACGTACTACTACCACAAGTACTACAACCACTAGTACTACCACGAAACCTACTACTAGCCGTACAACGTCTACAACAGTAACTGCTTCCACCTTGAAAACGTCTACTCCGACAACAACTACAGAAATGCCACGAGACATTCCACCGAGGCACTCCACTACGAACGCTCCCTCAACTACGATAGTACCAGTAGAAGTTTCGTCAACCGCTACCAAACGAAATCTAACTGTTGTATCAAAAATAGTACCTAATATTTCGACTACCTCAGTTGAGCCGAGTACCACCATTACTCCATTGAAAAAAGTAGAATTTTCAACATCGTCTAGTTTATCTTTTAGGACATCTCCCACAAAAAGTGTAGAAAGGATCTCCTCGGTTGCGAGCTCTACAACACATAAGCCTTTGAAAACTACTTCAGCAACTATTACACCTGCATCAACGATCGTATCATCCTCGACGAAGAAACCAGCCGTGCTGGAAAGGCTGGTAGTGACTACTCCCAAGAGTGCTAGTTCCACGCCAGTCGATGTGGTGATAAAGATTGATCAGTTGGTCGATAAATCGACGGTTGAAACTATTCTCAACTCACTTAATGCCAAAATCGAAAAGGTCGCGAAAGTGACGGCTAGCGAGCCGATTATCACGACAACAATTGCTACGAAGCGACCGAATAATAAATTCGTTGGTTTCGGTCTAGCTAAGGTTTCCACACCTGTACAACCGAAGACCACAACGACCACAACAACGGAACCCATGGAATCGACTGTGTTAATCGACGAGGTGACTACTGCGGTAGTGGCTGAAAGTGAGGTTACTTCTACGGTTGAACCCGAGTCTACTACTGTGATGCGAGAAAGTACTAAGCAACCGACAGAAGAGGTTATGACGAGTACGCAACAATTCAGTGAGAGTGAGGAATCAACAACGATGACATCAACCATCTCATCGGAATCTTCGACGATTCCAGAAGACTTTACTGAGACCACAACGGAACAGATGGATTCGATGGTCACCTCTAACACGGAATCATCCCATGAGGCATTGAGAACGGAACTGTTCATTGCAGAGAATAATGATACCATCACTACCACTCCAGCAACTACACCTGTAGCTCCCACAAAGCTTACAACCCCTCCGAGTCGTCCAGCAAATCCATTGAAGGAAAACAATCTGCTCTCGGTGCTGCTCAGTGGCCTTTCGAACATCTTCGATGCGACGAAGAACGACTCGGGTAAGCAGTCGCAGAAAAACCGCACCGAATATAGACCCCTTACACCGAAACCGATACCGATCAGCGGGTTCCATAAGATCAGCAATATTCCCTCGATTTTGGAAACGGATGTTGGCCTGGACTACGACGAGCCAACGTTGCCACCAAGTTTGCCTAATCTAAAGATTATTCCATTCCTGCCGGCTGACGCCGTGAAAAAGAACGATCCTCCTAAGCCAGCGAATATCATTCCGCCGACGTATACGTACTTCAAGAACCACCCCAACAATTATCCGATTGTGAACGACCCGTACGAGGTTCCGACGGCCTATGGAATGGGCAGCGAACATGAAATACTTCATCCTGGATTGACGTACAAGACACACGCTAAGCCGATGACTGAGTACGAGTATACGTACGATCCTGCGATCAACTACCCGGCGTTGACGGAGAATTACGACATCGATGCTAAGAATGGATACTACAACACCAAAATCATTCGCGATAAGTACGATACGGTGGACGAAACGGACTATGATTATGACACGGACACCATTCACAAGTACGCAGAGCATCCACAGAAGCAGGATTTGTTCAAGAACGAGTTGAAAAAGTTCATCCCCACCAAGTACGAAGTACCGCAGGAGGGAACGTACGTGCCGGTGTACGACAAGTACGGTGTGGGTTATCCTGAGAAAAATGTGTACTATACCAACCACAAGGAGTTAGCATATGGCGGAGCGAAGCTGGACAAGGTGCAAGCGAGCACCGATAATCCGCTGTTTCGCATCGATGGAACCGATATGAGCGGGTTCTCTCCTCCGACGAAGACGGAAG GTGGATTCGTACCAAAAGAGCCCATCAAGGATGAGTTCTACTACGAGAGCTACGCAACGACACCATTCCCGACTGGTGAACTGTCGACAGACGATCACCACGTGAAGTTACCATATAACGTCTCATCAACCAGTTCCTATGGAG CAACCCCAGCCAATCCGTTCATCGATGTCATTCGAACGGAGCCAGCACCTCCGTTGATGTCACTGATCGAGGACAAGGAGAAGCTACTGTCGAATCTGCAATCGCATAACGCTTCCCTGGAGGATCTTCTGGGTGACTCCGACGAAGGAAGCGATGAATACGAGAAGCAGATCATATCGATAACGACCGACGTGAACTATTTGTCCTCCGTTTCTCATGAAGAAACCGCAACTCACCGTACGACACCGTCGAAGCCAAACTTTACCGGTTTCGAGCTCAACTTCCCCGTATCGGTAGACCACTCGGTAGAACCCATCTCGGCGACTTCCAAGCCGACGACCAACAGCGACTCGAGCCATGAACCCGAACCAAGTGGAATGTTTAGCCTCGAGAACATGTTGAACTTTTTGTTGCGTGAAGAAGATCCCATTCACGAGAACAAACTGCGGAACGGCACTGGTGGCGATGCGGCTTCCTCTAGCTTGGCGGATGGAATTCCACCGTTTAAAACGTTGCCCTCTCGCTTGACGTCGGTGTACGATCCTTCTGTGGGGCTTGAGACTTCTCTTGGTGAGGTGAAACCTCCTTCAGACGAGGAACTACACGATGGTACGGTCACACTGAAGGTAGAGAGCGCTAAAAACGACACGAAGGCGCTTTATCGACCATCGCTGTTGGACCTGCCGTTCCTTAACCCAGGATTCCACACGAAGCCCATCAatcaaccggaaccggacacGGAATCACAGAACGAGCTGGATCGGTACGGGTATGGTGTTTCCGAACGGCACACCGATCAGTACCAGGTGATCGCAGGTGGTGCTCCTAGCATCAACGCGAACTCGTACGTTGTTAACCCGGTGGACATCAACAAACTGAAGCAGCATCATTCCGAGGGCACGGCTGAGATTACCATGAAGTCTAAGGTGAAGGATACGGTGGGCATTCTGAAGCTGGCCGGGTGCAACATTTACGGACGGATGTACCGGGTAGGCAGGATCATATCTGAGCTGTCTGGACCGTGTCTCGAGTGCAAATGTACCGAGGTCGGTGTCCATTGCACTCCATTGGACTGCAGAAGGCGGCGATAG